The Heliorestis convoluta genome includes the window AAGAAGCCCATGGCGAGATTATCGTAAAACGAGTGTACTGCGAACATGCCTCTTTAGAATTGTTAGATGAAATCGTAACAGAGCTTAGACCGAAAAACGTTTCAGCAGGCTTTGCTTTATTGCAAGTTTTAGATCAAACACGGTGGCTGTCTGGTACAGTAGCCAATCTTGGATTAGGGAGCTTAGACAGTTACTATGACAATGCCTTATCTACAATCCATGAAATCGCAAACATCTGGGGTGGTGAGCTTCGCTTTCGAGTAACCATTTCCGGGAATACCATCACAGGTCGATATGTCGATTTGATATCTTTACGAGGTACAGAAACAGGCAAACGATTTGAATATAACAAAGACATCATCAACATCTGCCGAAAAGTCGATTCTAGCAATGTCAAAACAGCTCTGATTGGTAGAGGTAAAGGCGAAGAAACAGGTGATGGCTATGGTCGAAGAATCACTTTTGAAAAGGTAGAGTGGCAAAAAGCAAAAGGCCATCCTGTCGATAAGCCGAAAGGTCAAAACTTTATAGGTGATGCAGAAGCCTTAGTCATGTTTGGTCGAAGTAACAGCAACGGAACAAAGCGACATCGTATGGGCCTGTATGAAGATATAGAAGAAGATAATCCAGAGAGACTTTTAGAGAAAACATGGATGGATTTACAGAAACAAAAAATGCCTTTGGTTCAGTATGAACTAACGGTCGTAGACTTAGAAACTTTGACGGGTTATGACCACGAAAAGGTTAGGCTAGGCGATCAAGTTATCGTTATTGACCGAGAACTACAGCCAGCCTTGACAGTAAAAGCTCGTATTATAGAGATTCGACGATATAAAAACGAACCAGAAAAAGCAGAAGTAAGGTTAGGCAACTTTTTACCCATCTTTACCGATCAAATGACAGAGATGAATCGTTGGCGTTCTAAAGTAGCCAACAAAGAAGTATTCTGGGACAACAAGATGGATAAAGGGAATGTCAAAACAGATTGGTTAGAAGGTGTCATCAACGCCTTACAAAACGAAGTCCGAGCTGGAAGTGGAACAGTAAAGATAACAGAACAAGACGGCATCTTAATTACGGACAAAGAAGAAAATCCCACCAGAGCATTACGGCTTTTAGGTGGGATTCTTGCGATTGCTAACAGTAAAAACGATGCCACCGGAGAATGGAATTGGAGAACCTTCGGTTCAGGTGATGGCTTTACTGCCGACCTTATCAACACTGGTAAGATTCGTTCGAACCAGATAGAAGTCGGATTCGATACGACCTTTCAAAGTGGTTATGACCCTTCTCAAAAAGAAACACCAGAAGGCTCGCAGGCAAAGGCCAATTCAGCCGAAGAAGCAGCGAAATCCTATGCTCAACTGGTAGGTCAAAGAATCAATCCTTACTTCGAAAAAGAAAAAAGTTTCTGGTCAGCAGCCTACGAAGGAAAAACAGTGAATCAAACCAACGCTGGCACCATCGTTCATGGAACAGGTATCGCAGGTGGTGCCGTATGGGAGATTCAAGGCCAGCAATGGGCTTATTATGTAGAACCTATTCCTGTCAACGTAAACCGGATTTATAAATTAAGATTGCGAGTAAGACAAACCATAAACCCCACCAATGGTGGAGAAAAAAATAAAGTCTACGCCGGGGTCGTAACGTTAGACGGCAATTACAGACATATTGACGGTGGAGCTGGTTTTCATCGTTACTGTGCCGTAGCCGGAACAGGTATTACAACCAGCCAAGGTTGGCATGTCTTCGAAGGCTTGATTACTGGCGTAGGCAATCAACATCATCAATTTCGCCAAGGGACGGTATATGTACGTCCCTTATTTTTAGTCAACTATGAAGGTGGCAACGGGACAGTTCAAGTCGATTCTTTAGAATTTATAGATGTAACAGAATCCACAGAAGCCCAGCAAGTTGCCAATACTGTTAAAAGCACTGTTGATACGAACAAAGCCATCTGGGATCGAGCTGCAACGATTAATAGCGACGATACGATTACAGCCTCTAAGTTAAAAGGAGCTATCAATGTAGCCAGCAATATGATTCAACGAGATTCCAACTTCTACTGGGATCAATCGGGCTTTTATGCCAAAGACCCGAACAATGTTCAACGAGTTGTTCGTATTACCAGTGGGGGTGTTGGAGTATCGACCAATGGAGGACAGAGCTTTAGAAATGCCATCACAGCCGACGGTGTAGTAGCAAGTACATTAACAGCCGGAACGATTCAAGGTGTAACCATCGAAGGTGGTACGATTCGATCCAATACGAGTATTGACGTAACAACCAATCTTCGAGTGGGTAAAGAAATTACTTTAGGTAGTATGTCTGATGGTACAGATAAGAAAATTCACTTTTCTACGTCGGCTCTTATCTCTACCTATCCTCATGCTGTCATGGGTGTCAATGCCCTTCGAATATCTTCACCCTATTTGACCATTGATTCGCCTATCAGTATCAATGGTACTTTAGAGTTATTGAATCAAAATGGTTCTTTTGCTTGGCAGACAAATAGCCAATATATCGGTGCCAATACGTGGACGAAACTAACGTATAATCACGTAGGGTATGATAGAAGAAGTGAGTACAACAACAGCCTTTCACGGTTTACAGCCAGTAGTAGTGGTAGATATCTAGTAACCGCTTCCATTCGCTATATATGGCATGCTCACAATACGACCAGTTCTATGATGTTATATCGAAATGGTGGGGCCTATCTCCGGTTTAATACGGCCTTTTCAGGAGCCATAGGTGCTACTACCATATCAGGAGCTGTTATTACAGAGTTAGCGACAGGTCATTACATTGAGTTATATGGCTTTTTAACCAATCCAGCCAATACCGATGCTTCGCAAGAATCATCCTACTTCACGGTTTATAAAATCGCATGAAAGGTTGAGGCCATGAGAAAAAATATCGCTTTGGCTATCCTTATTCGATATCCAGACCTGAATCCCTTAGAGGATTTTACCGTAAGAGATGATGGGGAAGGACAGTATCTTGACCATTGGAACAACAGTTATTCCAAACCGAGTGAAGCCGAATTGGATGAATGGTGGAGCCACTATCTTTTTGCTTACCAGAACAACAGTTATCGAGAAAAAAGGTTTGCAGAGTATCCACCGATAGAAGAACAACTTGATGCAATCTGGAAGATACTTAATCTACCGAAAAATAGTGAAGCATGGTTTATGAAAGTACGAATGAACGAAATTAAAGAAAAACATGAAAATCCACTACGAATGAAAAAGTAAGCCTCCTTTTCGGGGGCTTTTTTATTTTCCCAAAAGAAAGAGGTGATGTGATGGAACAAAGTCTCCTAAAAGCAGCCTTAGAACAAGGTTTGTGGGCTTTATTGTTTGTTTCCTTGTACCTGTATCAGCTAAACGAAAGCCGACGATTGCAAGCCGATGCCAAAGAACGAGAAGTAAAGTTGACCAACTTCCTACAAGACATGACCCGGCAATTCGAGCTTCTTGCGATGCAGTATGAGCGACTCAGTGACAACGTTCAAGAAATCAAATCTGAAATACGTGAAAGGGGACGATGATTTATGAACATCATTCAAGATTTTATTCCAAAAGGTAACCGTAACCGACCGGGTAACACCATGAATCCTCGTTATATTACTGTTCATAACACTGGCAACGTCAACAATGGTGCCAATGCGTTAGGCCATTCTAATTTTATCAAATCCTTAGCTGCCGGATCGACCAGTTGGCATTACACGGTAGATGATCAACGAATCGTTCAACATCTACCTACCAATGAAAACGGTTGGCATGCTGGTGATGGTGGTCATGGCCCCGGTAATCGAACAAGCATTGGTATCGAAATCTGCGAAAATGCTGACGGCAATTATGCCAAAGCCGAAGAAAAAGCCGTTGAGCTAATCGTTCATCTGATGGAAACACATAACATTCCTGTTGAAAATGTTGTATCTCACAAAAAATGGTCAAATAAACAGTGTCCTCATCGCATCCTACCTCGCTGGGGAGCTTTTATTGAAACTATCAAAGAAAAGGCCAGTGAAAAAACGGTTGCCAAACGATTTGACGAAGTACCTGATTGGGCAAGACCATCGGTAAAGAAACTGATGGATCGAGGTATTATTGGTGATCCTGTCGGAGATGCCACGTTCTATCGCATTGCTGTTATTCTTGATCGTCTCAAAGTGATTGCATAATAAAAATATAGTAAAAGGAGAAATGAACGATGTTTGAAGCTGGAATGGTTGTAACGGTTATCATCGCTATTGGTCAATTCACCAAACTTTATGTCGACAGCAAGTACATTCCAATCGTAACAATGATTCTAGGTATTATCGCTGGCCTTTTGTACTTACCTGCTGAAACGATTCAGGCAGGTATTTTTCATGGTGTTGTTGTAGGATTATCAGCCAATGGCCTCTTTGACGTAACCAAAACCTTACACAAGTAAATAGAACTTCCCTTTAGGCCCACTAGCTTACTATAGCTGGTGGGCTTTTTTTTCGTTGAAGATGCAACAATTCATACCCCTTTTTCGATATGAACAAGCAAGGGGGTGTTCTCAATGAAAGATCAAATGCTCGCCCTAGAGGTAAAGCAGTCTTTCAACGTTCTAAACAAAACATGGGACAATCAAATTTTTCTCAAACTCTACGTTAGCTTATTTACCAGTGGCCTTGTTTCGCAGCTTGGCTCAGACCGAACCATTACCTTATTAGCTATTGCTTCTTTTATGAACGAAAAGGGTGAATGTTACCCCACACAAGAACAAATTGCAGAGCGAATTGGTGTGACTCGCAAAACAGCAGCTCGTTATATTGAGTCTCTACTGAATTTTCGTTGGAATGATCAACCCATCATTACAAGAATCAAAAAACGAAACTCTAGCAATGCCTTGATTGAGTTTTCTGTTTATACTGTGTTGCCTTTATCGCAAGTTGCCATTTTTCATAGTCAAATTGATGCCCCAGAGGGTATAGATGATACCCCTCCAATGAGTCAACCTTACTCATTGGACGTGAGTAAAGTTTACCCACGGACGGTGGGTAAAATTGAACCGTCGGTGGGTAAAAAAGAGCCTCCGGTGGGTAAAACTGACCCTCCGCCGGTGGGTAACGCTTTACCCATAAACAAGAACCATATAAACAAGAACCACAATAACAAGAAAGATATAGAGTCAGGGCCAGATGCTGTTGAAGAAAAAAATAAAATAACAGCTCCTTCTACGGCAAGAGAGTTTTATAACTATTTCTCTCAATCCTACCAGAGCCGTTATATCTCAAAATATCAGTCCAACTGGGAAAGAGATATAGATTTACTCAAAGATAAGCTCCTGCCTCACTACAGCCCTGAACAGCTACAGGCCATCATAGATACCGTTTTTGAAGAGTACGAGTATCGTTGGAAAAGAAAGAACTACCTACGGCCTACCATTGGGCAGTTGGCAAGTTGGCTGGCTGAACAAGTTCATGCTGTTGTGGAAGATAAAAAAGAGCAAGAAAGGCAGTATGCAAAGATTCAGAAGCATGGAGGCATGGATGTTGACGAGATTCTAAAACGGATTAAAAAAGGGAGAGTAAAAGAATGAGTCTAGAAGCAACTTGTCTACTAGCCCTGAGATGCAAAAAAAGGGGCCATAGAGATCATTGCCATAGCCTCTGCTATCCTTACCTTAGATTGCATGGTGAAAAGGGCACAGGAGGCGTTAGAGGGCTTGCACAGATCCCTAAGTCTTACGAGCAAGTGATGGCTCACAATCTTCCTTACGAAAAAGACAATCCAGAAGCCCATGCTATTGTCACAGCTTATTGCCAAGAAGTATTAGAAAAAGTGGATGAAGGATTGGGGCTATACCTCTATTCCATACCCGGTAGAGGTAACGTAAAAGGAACTGGTACAGGCAAGACCACCACAGCCATTGCTATCCTCCATGAGTATCTCGTAGCTCGGACGATTCAACACATTAAGAAAGAACGAGTTCTAGATGCTTTGCCAGCTTTATTTATCAATGCTTCGAGGTTTCAAAATCACTACAATGCTCAGTTTCGTGGCCCCAAGGAGTTACAAGATAAAGCAAGTTTACGTTACTACGAAAGCAAGGCTTTTATGCTACAAACCAATCTGCTTGTCTTAGACGATATCGGGATTCGTGAAGCCACGGAAGCCTTCAAAAGCGAGTTCTACGAAGTCATCGATGAAAGAGCCGTAGACCAGAAGGCGACAGTATTTACCTCTAACGAACCCTTAGAGAGACTGGAAACCTTACTTGACCCTCGGATTGTAAGTCGCATAGAAGGCTGTACGTTTTCTATATCTTTTGAGGGTGAGGACAAGCGTAAGAAGGGAGCCTTGCTATGCTAGAGACACAACTGCTATCGAAAGTGATTGACGAGAATAATTTTTTAATCCTACAACGCTATAACATCGATGTATCCGATTTCCCTACACTTGGCGAGGTCTATCTTTTCTTACGTGATTATGTAAAAGAAAACCACCAAACTCCTGATTATCGAACGGTAGTGGCTCGCTTTGAAAGTTTTGACTATGTTCCAGAAGTACAAGATTCCTTCAAATATCTTTGTAGCCGACTAAAAGCTCAAACTGCCAAGAGACAAGCCTTTGAATTGCTGCAACACCAAGCTGCCAAAAAGTTTAGCGAGCTATCAGGAGATCGTTTTATCCAATGGCTCAAAGACGAGACGTTACGGATTGAAACAACGACAAAAATCTTTACAGACCTTGGAACCAACTTTTCTGTTAATGGCGAAGAGAGGGCACAGTGGTATCAAGAAGCCAAAGAGAATCAGACGAGAAGTTACATACCCACGCCATACCCTTCTTTGACCGAGGCTCTTGGAGGTGGTTTTGAAGTAGGCGATTACATCTTGTTAATGGCCTTTACCAATCGGGGAAAGTCATGGCTAGCTTCTCACATCGGTGTCGCTGCTTGGGAAAATAACTTTGGTGTACTTCACTACTCACCAGAGCTATCAAAAAGACAGCAAGCTTTTCGATTAGATACTTTAATGGGCCACTTTGATAACGTAAAACTTCGTCGAGGCCAGCTAGAAAATGAATCACAATATTTAAGTTACCTAGAAGCTTTTAAGACAGAGATGAACATGGCTCCCTACCTCATTAAGACGATGGAGAACTTACCTAACGGATTGTCCTTAGAAACGATTGAAGCGGATCTACAGATGAACCCCAATGTAAAAATGGTCATTATCGATGGCTTTAACCTAATGAACCACGGAAGAGGCAAGATGCGAGATTCTATGTCTTATACGTCAAGAAAGCTCAGGCAGCTCTTTGGTCATTACGGTGTAGCTGGATTGGTCGTTCACCAAACACCGGGATCAGCCGAAAAAGAAAGCCGTAAAACAGACGATGAAGGAACACGCCTTGTGAACCCACCGAAATTAACGGATTACTCCGAAACGGTGGCGGTTATTCAAGATGCTGCTACAGCATTGACCTTCGATGCTTCTGAAGGAATCGGAAAAATCAGCATTGAGAAAGCTCGTGAACCTAACGTAGGTACTGTTATCGAGTTGGTTTGCAACTTTAATATAGGGGTAATCAAAGAAACAGAGATTACAGATTTGTTCTAAAACATTCCATACTAACAATCATTTACAGGTTGAAGGTATGTCTATCCTTTGTTAGACTTTGCTTGTACCGAAGTTCACAATACAGCGAATATCGTGAATGTGGTGAACGTAAAATCCAAAAAAAGGAGATGAAATAATTCTTGTTGCTTCAAGGGCAGCATCTTGACATCGATATTGAAGCAGAGTTACAGCAATATGATTGGAGAAAGCCA containing:
- a CDS encoding helix-turn-helix domain-containing protein, producing MKDQMLALEVKQSFNVLNKTWDNQIFLKLYVSLFTSGLVSQLGSDRTITLLAIASFMNEKGECYPTQEQIAERIGVTRKTAARYIESLLNFRWNDQPIITRIKKRNSSNALIEFSVYTVLPLSQVAIFHSQIDAPEGIDDTPPMSQPYSLDVSKVYPRTVGKIEPSVGKKEPPVGKTDPPPVGNALPINKNHINKNHNNKKDIESGPDAVEEKNKITAPSTAREFYNYFSQSYQSRYISKYQSNWERDIDLLKDKLLPHYSPEQLQAIIDTVFEEYEYRWKRKNYLRPTIGQLASWLAEQVHAVVEDKKEQERQYAKIQKHGGMDVDEILKRIKKGRVKE
- a CDS encoding DnaB-like helicase C-terminal domain-containing protein; translation: MLETQLLSKVIDENNFLILQRYNIDVSDFPTLGEVYLFLRDYVKENHQTPDYRTVVARFESFDYVPEVQDSFKYLCSRLKAQTAKRQAFELLQHQAAKKFSELSGDRFIQWLKDETLRIETTTKIFTDLGTNFSVNGEERAQWYQEAKENQTRSYIPTPYPSLTEALGGGFEVGDYILLMAFTNRGKSWLASHIGVAAWENNFGVLHYSPELSKRQQAFRLDTLMGHFDNVKLRRGQLENESQYLSYLEAFKTEMNMAPYLIKTMENLPNGLSLETIEADLQMNPNVKMVIIDGFNLMNHGRGKMRDSMSYTSRKLRQLFGHYGVAGLVVHQTPGSAEKESRKTDDEGTRLVNPPKLTDYSETVAVIQDAATALTFDASEGIGKISIEKAREPNVGTVIELVCNFNIGVIKETEITDLF
- a CDS encoding ATP-binding protein; its protein translation is MSLEATCLLALRCKKRGHRDHCHSLCYPYLRLHGEKGTGGVRGLAQIPKSYEQVMAHNLPYEKDNPEAHAIVTAYCQEVLEKVDEGLGLYLYSIPGRGNVKGTGTGKTTTAIAILHEYLVARTIQHIKKERVLDALPALFINASRFQNHYNAQFRGPKELQDKASLRYYESKAFMLQTNLLVLDDIGIREATEAFKSEFYEVIDERAVDQKATVFTSNEPLERLETLLDPRIVSRIEGCTFSISFEGEDKRKKGALLC
- a CDS encoding phage tail spike protein is translated as MSESRFDESPLFVFDREEKFCCLLSNSNPEACPYTEALYIEKLQGEQTFEFIVPANHEDAAYLVEENMVAFQDLENNYQLFIIRQIEEAHGEIIVKRVYCEHASLELLDEIVTELRPKNVSAGFALLQVLDQTRWLSGTVANLGLGSLDSYYDNALSTIHEIANIWGGELRFRVTISGNTITGRYVDLISLRGTETGKRFEYNKDIINICRKVDSSNVKTALIGRGKGEETGDGYGRRITFEKVEWQKAKGHPVDKPKGQNFIGDAEALVMFGRSNSNGTKRHRMGLYEDIEEDNPERLLEKTWMDLQKQKMPLVQYELTVVDLETLTGYDHEKVRLGDQVIVIDRELQPALTVKARIIEIRRYKNEPEKAEVRLGNFLPIFTDQMTEMNRWRSKVANKEVFWDNKMDKGNVKTDWLEGVINALQNEVRAGSGTVKITEQDGILITDKEENPTRALRLLGGILAIANSKNDATGEWNWRTFGSGDGFTADLINTGKIRSNQIEVGFDTTFQSGYDPSQKETPEGSQAKANSAEEAAKSYAQLVGQRINPYFEKEKSFWSAAYEGKTVNQTNAGTIVHGTGIAGGAVWEIQGQQWAYYVEPIPVNVNRIYKLRLRVRQTINPTNGGEKNKVYAGVVTLDGNYRHIDGGAGFHRYCAVAGTGITTSQGWHVFEGLITGVGNQHHQFRQGTVYVRPLFLVNYEGGNGTVQVDSLEFIDVTESTEAQQVANTVKSTVDTNKAIWDRAATINSDDTITASKLKGAINVASNMIQRDSNFYWDQSGFYAKDPNNVQRVVRITSGGVGVSTNGGQSFRNAITADGVVASTLTAGTIQGVTIEGGTIRSNTSIDVTTNLRVGKEITLGSMSDGTDKKIHFSTSALISTYPHAVMGVNALRISSPYLTIDSPISINGTLELLNQNGSFAWQTNSQYIGANTWTKLTYNHVGYDRRSEYNNSLSRFTASSSGRYLVTASIRYIWHAHNTTSSMMLYRNGGAYLRFNTAFSGAIGATTISGAVITELATGHYIELYGFLTNPANTDASQESSYFTVYKIA
- a CDS encoding BhlA/UviB family holin-like peptide, whose translation is MEQSLLKAALEQGLWALLFVSLYLYQLNESRRLQADAKEREVKLTNFLQDMTRQFELLAMQYERLSDNVQEIKSEIRERGR
- a CDS encoding peptidoglycan recognition protein family protein, whose protein sequence is MNIIQDFIPKGNRNRPGNTMNPRYITVHNTGNVNNGANALGHSNFIKSLAAGSTSWHYTVDDQRIVQHLPTNENGWHAGDGGHGPGNRTSIGIEICENADGNYAKAEEKAVELIVHLMETHNIPVENVVSHKKWSNKQCPHRILPRWGAFIETIKEKASEKTVAKRFDEVPDWARPSVKKLMDRGIIGDPVGDATFYRIAVILDRLKVIA
- a CDS encoding XkdW family protein, whose product is MRKNIALAILIRYPDLNPLEDFTVRDDGEGQYLDHWNNSYSKPSEAELDEWWSHYLFAYQNNSYREKRFAEYPPIEEQLDAIWKILNLPKNSEAWFMKVRMNEIKEKHENPLRMKK